One part of the Dermacentor andersoni chromosome 2, qqDerAnde1_hic_scaffold, whole genome shotgun sequence genome encodes these proteins:
- the LOC126540054 gene encoding intraflagellar transport protein 81 homolog, producing MSEQLKFIVQELNKEPFNKRLNLISFDAFRPDQLLQALNDVFAELDPKMKADVRSEDPEQLAMKNLAFLRILKYKPPPDIPLTHAIRIVVRSGSFRQGLVSGAKDVVLPLLEWTLRGLPELRKRAYLGRFLVRVELPPELDGDVDLQALYAQYEVAMEQFKEAHKMSEALKASGLNTQELRRDISQMEQEREQLNKKIAKLRRKVETQRNKDVLLQLAKNLREEQDRAETLAQQRNSLRDALNHCEQKINRLTQQLRDLQHSGAGATPEGLMKKLEEEVRANGYLVRDKLPKEIAACQNAIRDLQKVAAEPAMGQNELNRLKAKVQAENQEINALYEQKMRSQEQADDKLTLFRQQAAVIARKKDAAAETLNELRLQVSQLEAQLQEKQSLVAGGEQVLKGDEFKKYVNALRGKSSQYKQQRQELAELRAETGVLARTQEILVQKERDLTHSLEALEEKHGVRGYHRLQGALENLSGNKATLDETKMATLEDMSAMVTNLNKRIAERKGRLAPAIKDLRPLRKSYQDVTMEYDKKKAAYDACAAGLESSMTSLEQEVSSLRSELNSEESKLNFLQHSLRIHEVQLNFLKARGVLGNPAADAGSNGQTSLRAQLSHEIAEQEKRGKALRERQKELREKQSSLRAQTEQWTHLQALLRAKMAAVTSSTPWHQGAPPLPPGSTAAHTDTTSRDWLVL from the exons ATGAGCGAGCAATTGAAGTTCATCGTTCAGGAACTGAACAAGGAACCTTTCAACAAGAGGCTCAACCTCATCAGCTTCGATGCCTTTCGGCCAGACCAGCTACTGCAGGCGTTGAATGACGTCTTCGCCGAGTTGGACCCCAAG ATGAAAGCGGACGTACGCAGCGAGGATCCCGAGCAACTGGCCATGAAAAACCTCGCCTTCCTGCGCATATTGAAGTACAAGCCTCCGCCTGACATC CCGCTGACTCACGCCATTCGCATCGTCGTCCGCAGCGGCTCGTTCCGCCAGGGCCTGGTGTCGGGCGCCAAGGATGTCGTGCTCCCGCTGCTCGAGTGGACGCTGCGCGGCCTGCCCGAGCTGCGCAAGAGGGCCTACCTGGGGCGATTCCTCGTCAGGGTCGAGCTGCCGCCCGAACTGGACGGGGACGTGGACCTGCAGGCGCTCTACGCGCAG TACGAAGTGGCCATGGAGCAGTTCAAGGAGGCGCACAAGATGAGCGAAGCGCTGAAGGCCAGCGGGCTGAACACCCAGGAGCTGCGCAGGGACATCTCCCAGATGGAGCAGGAGCGCGAGCAGCTGAACAAGAAAATTGCCAAGCTTCGCCGTAAG GTTGAAACTCAGCGTAACAAGGACGTCCTGCTGCAGTTGGCCAAGAATCTCCgcgaggaacaggacagggcGGAGACGCTCGCCCAGCAAAGGAACAGCCTGCGAGACGCG CTGAACCACTGCGAACAAAAGATCAACAGGCTGACGCAGCAGCTAAGAGACCTGCAGCATTCGGGAGCCGGTGCAACACCAGAAG GCCTGATGAAAAAGCTGGAGGAAGAGGTCCGAGCCAATGGCTACCTGGTGCGAGACAAGCTGCCCAAGGAAATAGCCGCCTGTCAAAACGCCATAAGAGACCTGCAGAAGGTGGCCGCCGAACCAGCAATGGGGCAAAACGAACTCAACAGGCTAAAGGCGAAG GTCCAGGCTGAGAACCAGGAAATCAACGCTCTTTATGAGCAAAAGATGCGAAGTCAAGAGCAGGCCGATGACAAGTTGACGCTCTTCAGGCAACAG GCTGCGGTCATCGCGCGCAAGAAGGACGCCGCCGCAGAGACGCTCAACGAGCTGCGACTGCAGGTGTCCCAGCTGGAGGCTCAGCTGCAGGAGAAGCAGAGTCTCGTCGCCGGCGGTGAGCAGGTCCTCAAGGGAGACGAG TTCAAGAAGTACGTGAACGCGTTGCGCGGCAAGAGCAGCCAGTACAAGCAGCAACGCCAGGAGCTGGCCGAGCTGAGGGCCGAGACCGGTGTGCTGGCCAGAACGCAGGAGATCCTCGTGCAGAAGGAGCGGGACCTCACGCACAGCCTG GAGGCGCTCGAAGAGAAGCACGGCGTTCGCGGCTACCACCGGCTGCAGGGAGCTCTGGAGAACTTGTCCGGCAACAAGGCCACGCTAGACGAGACAAAGATGGCGACACTCGAAGATATGTCCGCCATGGTGACTAACCTCAACAAGCGAATCGCCGAAAGGAAAGGGCGCCTGGCGCCGGCCATAAAAGACCTCAGACCACTCCGGAAAAGCTACCAG GACGTGACAATGGAGTACGATAAAAAGAAAGCAGCCtacgacgcatgcgcagcaggccTGGAAAGTAGTATGACAAGTTTGGAGCAG GAAGTGTCCAGCCTCCGAAGTGAGCTGAACAGCGAGGAATCCAAGCTGAACTTCCTTCAGCACAGCCTTCGGATCCACGAAGTGCAGCTGAACTTCCTCAAGGCTCGTGGCGTACTTGGAAATCCTGCAGCCGATGCCGGGTCCAACGGCCAGACTTCCCTCAG AGCCCAGCTGAGTCACGAGATCGCCGAGCAGGAGAAGCGGGGCAAGGCCCTGCGGGAGCGCCAGAAGGAGCTGCGCGAGAAGCAGTCCTCACTTCGCGCGCAGACCGAGCAGTGGACGCACCTGCAGGCGCTGCTCAGAGCAAAAATGGccgctgtcacatcttccactCCGTGGCACCAGGGGGCACCACCGCTGCCCCCAGGCAGCACGGCGGCGCACACTGACACCACTTCAAGGGACTGGCTCGTCCTGTGA